AGTAGGTTATGgggttaaaagaaaataaactgttTAGTACCAGAGGTTTATTTTCCTGACGTACcagctctttaaaaaaataaaataatacaagtcacttgactttattttcttttataaagctGGACACTCTTAATTTAGAAAGCTGAAAATTACTTGATTGATTTACAGCAGTTTATTAGATGAACTGTAAATGTCCTACTTTCCTACCCATTTAGACTCAGAAATACCTACAGACATCTTAACTGCATCGCCAGCAAAAACATTCCTCTTAATGAAAGAGAAGGCTTTGGAGAGGCAAAAGTTAATCCATAAGGATGCCACCCACAGCCAGAAGGGAGGTATGTTGCTTTTCTTCCATATCTAAAGGGGAATAGCACACTACACCATTCTGTgataggagatatatatatatatatatatatatatatatatatatatatatatatatatagacaaatgcaagaggtcctctgcactcatcccattatcaatatatttaagacagagacattttgtgcatactgctactgaaaaatgccttaccctttaaacaaaacagggattgtttgtccatatattgcaatatatttaagctgcccaactacgttaaagtcatcatatatatatatatatatatatatatatatatatatatatatatatatatatatatatatatatactgtgtatatatataattttttttttatattttctttattgcattttttaacatttaagagCTAGATAAGAGTAGAACAAGaaaaaagtatagaaaaaaaaaaaaggtagaactTCTGAAGAATCCGAAGCAGAACTGAAAGTAAGGAGGGGATGGACCTCCTTTAAGTATCTGACAGGCTAGGAGCGAGCGGGTCAGACTGAAGTGAAGTAAGGGGTATGGTTCATCTGCTGCTCAGATAGGCCACTGGTTCACCTCAGATCCGGTATTCACTGTATCCATACTATCCCCTGCGGAGGGAAAGTGGAGGACATTTAGGTGCCCTGGATCTCCCCTATCCAGGTGTTacatatttttccaaattttcctGGACAGCCTCTAGTCGTGTACGTTAACTTTTGATTGGGAAGAAAATTATTGATTAGCATTTTTCAGAAGCTTAAAGTCGGGGGTGCTGTTGCTTTCCAGGTCATCAGAATggcttttttggcaaaattaagAAGTTGAAGCAGACATACCCCTTTGCTGGAGCTTGGGATAGTCCTTCTGTTATTCCTAGTAGGCAGAGTTCGGGGGAACATACATTGGAAAGCCCAAgataagcttcagcataatgcAATATTTCCTTCCAAAATCGTTGGATTTCGGGGCAATCCCAAAATACGTGTCTATAGGTACCTTGGTCATGGTTACATTTGGGTCATTGTCTtgccgagcttcccttggcagacttttgAGTGGAACATCAGCCAGGTACAGCGAACTCTCAAAACCAGATCAATCGGGCAAGGTTCTACACAACAcatctgcttgtagatgaagtcccgaagccccctCCGCTGAGttcctttttatattaatataataaatgaatagaTGACTACACGCCCAGAACAGTGACCATGAGAATGACCACGACAATGAAAATAACCATGTGCATGAGATACAAGAAGGAATTATTATATTGaaacaataacaaagtaatagatggCTACACGCCCAGAACGGTGGCCATGTTTATATGTTTCGTGTTAATTAAATCAACTCCTGCTGTTCCCTTGTCTCCAACTAATGCTAATACATCCATATAACAACTAAGGAGCCACATTGGATACACTTAACCACACtcattcatacatggcctgccatgtcacatttgtatcacaggcATATATCAGGACATAGAATATATCTGGCGGAGTACAATATTTAATTATCTCTAACAACAGTTATCTTGTGAGTGAAATTGTATGAGAAAATTAGTCTTGAGTTGCATCAAGATTACAATGACCTATTGATGTTCTTGgcgatatttttttttcaacagttttttAACTGTGTCTGTAGGTATGAATGGTTGTTTGCAGAGTTATTGGAATACAAAAACCAGCCACAGAAAACTTTAAGTGTCAAAGATTTAACAGTGTTTTAGTTGAGGTTGAGCTAAGGCAGAACAATGAATCTGGCCTGCAGTTAATAAGAGTACCAGCTAGTTTTCTGTTAGCCAAGTGATCTTGATTTCATAAAACTGAAAGCTACATGGACTCTTCTGCTTTCACTTATTTTCCTATCTTGTTCACTTTTCATGTATAAACAAATACTGCAGGCTGCAGAGTTGTCATATAATGCAGCAATGAGAGTTCAGTCCACCTCATTTATTTTTCATGGTGACACTGTACTAAAATTGCATGCTTAGAAGTTTTACTGTTTGGTTGTTAGAGCTGAATTAGCATAGCAGCCAAGAAGCAGTTTGGAAGATGGTGAACTTTAGATTAGGATTGATAATAAGTTTCAGTTTGCACAGGTGGTAGCTGACATTTATGAGCTTTCTCTGTGTGATCATAAATACTGTTATGCTAAAGAATTGTGGAAGTAAAGCCTAGAAAGTGTGGGAAAGCCTCTAACAAGCATATTTTTTGTTGGTCTAAACTGTTCTTGCCTTTACAGTAGATGTTACTACACCTAACACTGGCTCAAACCGTGTATTTCCTGTCGAGAACCCTGAGAAACCAGCAAAACGAGTTGATTTCCTGAAAGTTAGCGAAGAGTGCATTGTGAGCAGCACAAATCCCAGCCCAGACATAGCACTGGGTGAAAAAAGAAATGAGGAGGAAGATGATGAAGTGTCTCAACAAAGCCAACTAAGTTCATTGCAGAATGAAACATTGACCCCAGAAATCTGTAAACAGACCAGTTCAAGGAAAAGCAAAGAGAATTTGAAAACAGCTAGTGAACACTTGTATAACAAAACAGGTTTTATGGTTGAGCCAAAGTTCATGCCAGGAATTGAGAAATTAAAAAACCTTGGCATTAAAGGTCCGACCTTATGCCCTGATATGTGTGATATTTTACTAATATCCCCTAAAATTCATATTCCAAGGAAGCAGAAGTCCAGAGAAGTGCCAGCTGCAGTTCTTTACCCTGATACAAACAGAAGTAATCCGAAAGAAAAGGTAGGGGCATGCATTGCAAAGGCTTTTGTTTGATGCTACTGGAGACTTAATAAAGGGTTGTGGGTATATTTATACAGACACATTTAAAATGTAGTGACACAGGGTGGTTCTCAAATCTGCATATTCTTGATTGGCAAGAAGTtttcttcagcagaggtgtcgGGTACCTGCTCAGGTATACtcgcatcaaaaacattttatattgcaaGCATAAATACAACCGATTTGTCTCCTGATCACgcctatacaaaatatatatagatgtattggGATTTCTAacttgtataggtcaaaaactcccagcagtacactACTAAATTTCAAAATCACGATTTCAAAAATCAGCATACTTTAGATTTCAAGGtcaaaaatgttatcaaaatatttttacatggGAAACCCCTATATCTTTGCACAGATATATGGTTATGTATAAGTAATGTATATTCCTACTGGATGGCTGGAGACTAGCTCTGGTAGCGAAATACCTAAAGTAAACCAACTAGTTGGGCAGTTTCTGCTATAGTAAATGAGAGCCTACATGGGCATATTCTGGCCTTTCTTTGTCAGCAGTGAATCTACCTTGCCTGACATTAGCATGAATGTCTTCTGGAATCTGACAGAGCTTTTTCAttttgtcacaggaaaacattctCTTGACTGAGTGGATTGTAACATTTTCCAATAAAGCTGGTGTGTGCTTAGAGGGGAAACGAGTGTGagtatttgtatgtgtgttttCTAAAGTTTACTCCGTCATTCAGTTACAAGcaaaactcttaaaggagaaggaaagctacggaggcattttattgccaatagattagctgcaatagtgcaagctagaatgctatatttattctgtagaatgttttatcatatcttagtaaaaagctctagaatctctctgcttgtttaggatagcagctgccatattagctttgtgtgacaacttcctgcctgagtctctccttgctcacttatagctctggactcagattacagcagggaagggagaaGGAGGGGaacaggagcaaactgagcatgctcacgcccggggcaaggaggtttaagctgaaggcaggaagtctgatacagaagcccatgagtacacaatagaaggaaagaaatgcagtgttttttttgacagaggactcaaagcagcattactttgagggtttactggtatatttaggtggacctttctacttagttttaacctttccttctcctttaagacttgtgAATAGacaccattacattttttttaacatgacttgAATAGTTATACTGATAGTTTCTACATGCAGCCATACTCTTTAGAGCATACCTGTAAGACTATAAATCATTACCCAGTGCTTTCAGTTCAGTTAAATAAGGGGCAATTATGAGTAGTGTTGCTAAACACCAGGGCAACTAAACCCTCCAAATCTCCCCATGTTCcattacatttaaagggcatatatCATGCAAAAATTCTTTCCCCCACCAGGAGGTGTGGGCTAACATCCCTCACTCTGGTtaggggaaacaatagtattttgtgtattttgttggAGCACTCGCCGGAAGGGAGCTTCTGGTGGGGGCAGCCAAGTTGGGGCACATACATCCACATAATGAGTGAGCTGGGATATAATTTATCAATGATGGCTGCCCTACATGATCAAAATCCTGTGTTGTATTTTATACtgtctaaaaagaaaaaaggtttagGAAATCTGTGGCTTTCTAATGTACTTGACATGACTACATGAATATACTTCTCTCCTGCAGGGATGCCTCAGGGCTGTATTGGCACAGTAATGTTATAGTCGAACGTATCCAAAGTGATAAAGTGAAGACTTTTTCTGGCCGTGTCTATGAACTGAAAGGGGAGGCTGATAAAGCTACTATGCAGTTGGAAGGAGGAGGTGGGGACTAATGATGCAACATTGAATtgataaactaatttaaaatCACTGTGTTCCCCACTaatttgccaatatttttataaaaaaaaataatgtttaaacttCTACTGATACTaaacgtttttttatttatttttttaagattcaaaataaaatgtactactATTATGTAGTTATGGCATTTAAGAAGCCCACGTTCCACACAATTACTGAAAGGAATGATTAATGAAGTTATCTAAATATATGTGTGCCCACAACTACATACCTTTATTAATTACCTGAAGCCCGCGGGTTACTTCTATACCCGCCCCTTCTGTGACATTGTGTTTATGCTATTTGATACGATTGCAGGATTTCCCCCTTGGTTTGTGCACAAGTTTGCTTCTGGCTTTCCAGAGGACTGGAAGACTCATGTGGATCGTGTTCTGAAGGAAAGACACAGGTCTGataatataaataaaggggattttcagttgctttatttttttatcttatgtTGAATTGTTTTTATAAGTTCTTATGTTTCCCAATATTAGCTAGGtaatatagttaaagggatactgtcatggggaaaaattttttttttcaaaatgaatcagttaatagtgctgctccagtagaattctgcattgaaatccatttctcaaaagagcaaacagatttttttatattcaattttgaaatctgacacggggctagacatattgtcaatttcccagctgccccaagtcatatgacttgtactctgataaacttcaatcactctttactgctgtactgcaagttggagtgatatcaccccctcccttcccccccccccccagcagccaaacaaaagaacaatgggaaggtaaccagatagcagctccctaacacaagataacagctgcctggtagatataagaacagcactcaatagtaaaaacccatgtcccactgagacacattcagttacattgagaaggaaaaacagcagcctgccagaaagcatttctctcctaaagtgcaggcacaagtcacatgactgggggcagctgggaaattgacaaaatgtctagccccatgtcagatttcaaaattgaatataaaaaaatctgtttgctcttttgagaaatggatttcagtgcagaattctgctggagtagcgctattaactgatgtgttttgaaaacaggatccctttaaataaatggtaGGCAGTATCATTGAGCACTAAGGTTCCTTTGTCCTTTTAGTgtggttgttttttgttttttttcattttgaatatatttattattgttttgtgcACCATTTGTATTACTGTATTTATGGACTAGGGCAGAATAACCTGTATCTGTATCAACTTGACTATAAATGATCGTGTGCTAGCGCAATGAGACCTGCTTTTACTCTCTAGTCTAAGTGGTTACAATTTTATACTTTTGGTTGCTGCCATTCCTCAGCAGTAGCAAGTGCTAAATACTTCCTTATGAGGCATGTATTGagtcaattttttaaattgagtatgcacacattaaaatgttttatctgtTTACACTGTCTATTTTTTGAAACCTTAGGgctgaaataaaaggaaaaaatattaacCGTATGAAGAATGGAGATATTAAACAAAATAGTCTGAAGGGCATTCAAGAAAGGGCAAAACATTGCTGCACAGATACAAAAAATAAGCCTGCTAGACAAAGAAACGATTTATCAAAAGAACTTATGAGGCGCCTGCCTAGCTCTGCCACCATTAATACCAGGTTCAACCTTGGTGATACTGACCAGAGAAAAACCAGAGCCTGCAGTGCTTTGCACACTGAGCCAAAAGGTATGACATCAAATAATGTACAATGCAGAACTTCAGACAGCTGGGATTCCAGTAACTCTGATACAGACCGGGAAAAAACTAGAAGAAGGAAAATTGTATCAAAGGATCATACATCCAAGTTGACTAATAACCTCTCCACCACTGATGCCAGAATCAATCCTAGCCACAATAACAATTGTACATATGATTTGTCATCTGAAGGATCGCCCACGGTTCCAAAAGAAAGGCCGGCACTGGTTAAGAGCAGGAATGTAATTACAGATCTACAGACTAAGCACCGTTCTGTGTCAGAAGAACTGCACTCATCACTCCTCCCTAAACCTTTCAACTACACAAAACACATTGCCATTAAAGTACAAAATTCAACATATGATGCGTCTCCCTCTGAAAGTGATGTCAACATACATCCATACACCACCAGATGCCCCACTAGTTATTCAGCAAGTGGAAAGCAAAGGGGTATGTATATTGTGCTTGGTTTATGTAACAAGCACAGATATTGTTTTGATTTTAGATCCATTGCTTGTACATATTCTGTGAATTAAACACTGTGAATTggcactgttaaaggagaactaaagaagtagctagaaatgttgtacattatgttttgggcttctgtaccagcccaaggcaaccacagccctttagcagtaaatatctgtgtctccaaagatgccccagtagctccccatcttcttttctgctgattcactgcacatgctctgtgctgctgtcacttactgagcttagggcccgactcacaatatacagtccacatagaatagaaatgtcacaatataaggctaaatagtaattaatacagataattattacatgacagcacagaaaccagtgcaattagcatcagaattcaataatcagccctgtagcatcagcttatattacaggccaacctcaatttgtgacgagccctaagcttagcttctcaacagctgctcagagcccactgagcatgtgagtgtcgcagacaccaagatggtgaccccctgtgacaagtttgaagtcctggatcattgctgctattgacaagctcaaactttaggctcgtgcaatacgttcagtatataaaatatgacctttttagccgtattcatttttattgtttacttctcttttaaggaGGCATGCATGGCCAGAATTGGTCAGGCAGTTTGTGCTTGTTTTGCCACCTAAAGATTAATTTCTACAGACTTTCCTGTAATACGATTATCCCAGTCTGCTTTTTTATGTAGCCTCATTTTAGCTGAAGGATGCTGCATTAACATATCCAGAACGCAAAGGAACTGCATCTCCCCATCACTAGGACCATCAGATCAAATAGATCAAGGGTATATGACTATTTATGTGGATGGcacaaaatatatgaaaaaaaaaaatatatatatatatatatataagtcctaaCTGGTGCACTCCACAGCGAAAAgttaactgcctgggtgctggtaaaggTTACAtacaacaaatgaaaaaaagaccgCATTTACAGGACTTCTCGTGGAAAAAAAGCCTCAAAGTGCTGTGTATTTATTCCTCAAAATCATAAATacacagaataaataaaaaggaataaatacACAGCCCTTTGAGGCTTTTTTTCCAcgagaagtcctgtgagtgcggtctttttttcatttgatatatatatatatatatatatattttcaaaatggaccagcacaccgtttatcttcaatcaaaaaaagtgtttattcttcatacactgtgcatccaacattTCGGCCTGCATTCAGGCCTGAAtgcaggccgaaacgttggatgcacagtgtatgaagaataaacactttttttgattgaagataaacggtgtgctggtccattttgaaaatatacaatacacattgaCTAAGCACCCGGCTTAAGACTTTGAGATTGGAGTGCAAGTGTccatattggaatatatatatatatatatatatatatatatatatatatatatatatatatatactatataactgAGGGATATTATGTGCGATAAACACTAGAGTGCAGAACAAGCCCTAGTACCCTATTTATGTGGATGGCCCAGTAAGTTACCATGCAACCATTTATTCTTCAGGCTGATGAAACTGTTTGGCTCTGTCTGTTCACCTTAATTTTGCCTTGCAGACTGGACTGCTTTGCCtattaaactggaatatacaGTGCAACTCTTTTCTTGAATTATTCTAAACTACAGAAGACCAGAAATGTAATTGTTGATGAGGATAATATTGGTTTAAAGGCtaaggattagtgatgtgcgTTCCGAGACGATACCCGCGGGTTCGGGCCGGCCTTGCACCCCACCTTTCCGGGTCacgggcgggttgagctcttctgacttcTTTCCCCGTCCGCGACCTTACAAATGCCGGCATTCGACTTCCtgctcaccctgccccttttatgacatcatcgGCGGGCGGCATGGATCTATAAAAGGAAGTTGGGCGCGGGTCGGGTTATAGCCCGACCCGCATATCACTACTAAGGAGACTCAAGTTGTGAACTACCAGAAGTCCTGTAAGATGATTatgacaattgtttttttttgctcagcagtcagcataattttgttttaaatattttagtggAGAATGAGCAAAATACCCCCCCTGCACAACTGTCTAATCGTGATGCTACCGTTAGCCGCAGCGGACGACTTATTAAACCTGTCCTGAAATACTGGTGTGGAGAACGAGTAGTGACTGACCGGAACTTAAATTTTGTGATTGAGGAAGGATCAGCAGATTATCTAGAGGCAGACACGGTAAGTAACTTTTTGTTATAGAAAATTTACcttgaatctttcgcgaagggttcgagggttcggctgaatctaaTAATTAAATACGATTCTCTGCATTCATTTACCTTAGGGGAAAATTAGTCTTTCACTTATATTTTGCTGTATAACTTTGTAAGGGCATGTTCAACTAACTATTGATGCTCTCCTGTTTTTTGTAGAGTCTAGTTAAAACAAATTCTGAAACTGAATGCAGGCAACCCTCCACTCCCAAGGAGTTAGGCAAAATTTCCCCCAGACTGAATAAAGGCAGTTCAAACATGGAGCAGCAACAAAGATCAAGTGAGGTCTTATTAATGTGGTTATTCTCTTgtctatttatataatatattgattTGTGCTTGATTAAATCAAAATCTTAACCAGTTAGAACCCGTAGCACatggaaatatattatattatatacagtatgtatatatatatatatatatataatataattatgtaaAATGTGTATATCAGCCCCTAAATAATTGATTTGTAGTATTGTCTGCCATACTTTTAATTGTTACCTAGTTGTTAAAGGGAATCTTATGCCAAAAGTTATATTTTgcctaaatgtaattttaagcagctttcaAATGTACAGTAAAGATTTTCAGTGGTTTATTCGTAAGggtacacgggcagattctgtgagattagtagccccgacgacaaatcgcctctttttcggggcgacaatctccccagaCTGCATtgccctaccttcccgccggctataatgaaaaattgctagttttccgaagtcgcccgaagtttccttgtgagtcgactttggaaaacgaagcgccgcgagtgctatcccgctggtgatttttcattatagccggcgggaaggcagtttggggagttctgactcttgatacaagttagcagttttttttcattctgaaaaCAAGCCAGGTTATTAATAGATCTGCGCAGGCATCTGAAAGGCATTGTGGGATCTAGAGCTTGGCTGCAGGAGAGATaaggtggccaaacgagcggatcttaacccgataaacccactaacggctgggcgatatcaggcaaatccgaacaatcggattacaatgctatcaagatgcggtcctggatcgtagaaaacaatcaaacttgaccgatatctgaccgatttttggcctgatattgattgggATGACCTGTCGGAaaccccacacatgggcagataagctgccgaatatCAGTAtcggcagcttttttttttttttttttttcaactgtgttTTTATTGAAGTTCACAGAATCAGAAACAAATAAAGCGGTACATAACCAGTTTCAGAAAGGTACAATGAAGACATACATCATGTATATGGTCATGTATTGACAATATCCACagtaaacaaaaattaaacagaaaagaacaactcaaaaaagaaaaggtaaattacGTGGTACTAAGCAGTGCACCTCATCTGAGGGTAAGAGGCTAACGTCACCTCATAGTATTATATACGTAAGGAGATCCGTAATGCGTTCCAATGTTAAGAGTCTATCCGGTCCCTCCTCCTCATGAGAAGGAGAGGCACCCAACAGCCCCAACTCCCAAGGAGGGGGGGATGGATTATGGAAAGATAGTAGTGTCTGAACACCCAATGTCCTTCTTGGTTTCTATACCTCCTTTTGGAGTTCAGAGCAATAAGAGTTCCACATAAACCAGTCCTTCTCTGTAGCTaatgcagctttaatctgcccgtgtatgggcacctttagtctTACGTGTAtcaagactagggatgcactgaatccactattttggattcggccgaaccctttgtgaaagattcgtctgaataccgaatcaaattcaaaccctaatttgcatatgcaaatcagtgagggggagggaaaaagagtaaaacatttttttacttccttgttttgtgacaaaaagtcaaattattttaaggattcagttcggccaggcacaaggattcggccgcatTCGAATACAactgaaaatggctgaataccaaaccgaatcctggatacggtgaATCCCTAATCAAGACAATGTACAAGTAATCCAGCTTCAGTTGAAGGGTCGATGGATATCCTCATTAGCTATCAATAAGGGCACCATCCTTTCTACTAATATGTAGTCAGATGCTATTGGCAGGCCAATGCTAGCTAGTTAAAATATGCTGGTTCGGGTAAACCCAAACTTTGTCCtagaaatataaaattaatatatttaaaaggaacattttttctGGCATCTTTTGATGCTTTCCTTCTCAATTTTGTTACGTCTCTCACACTGAGTTGTAGAACCGAGCAGGGAGACACTTCTTGCTTCCAAAAAGCTTTTGCTGTTCTCCCTGGCCTTTGCCCTTGCCAAACTGATGGAGATGCTCAGGTTATATATTCATGGTACTAGCAGTATAAAAACttctaatatgaaaaaaataataatcaataacTCAGGAATCTTCTAGGACTTACTGTTTATTGACTTGCATTTTGTATTGCTATTCTTCTATAACAGCACAGCTTCGAAAACAGATTTGGACAAAGGATTCAATTCTGAATCGAAACGAAAGTTTGGGCAAGAGTAGCACGGACACAAGTGTTTTTGAGAGTGAAATCGGAACGCGCCAGTCAGAGAAGGATTCTAAAGAAGATCAGATTTGTAAATTGCCTTTGCAGAAACCAGGCAATGCTCCTGTCGATCTGGGGGATAACTTGTCTGAGACTGAATCTTCAGAAGAGGACAGTCCGTCTGGCCATATTTCTATTAAAAGGACACCAAGATCTTTATCCCAAAAGGACATGAATAAATGTAAGCAAGACTTGCACACTGAGGGAAACAAATACGGTTCTGTGGAATTTCTCAATAATTTGAGAAGTTCTCCAAAAGAGACCCTAAAACAAAAAGGCCCTCGCCATAAAAGAAGTAGGGGATATAAAGCTGAACCACAAAGCATTGATCTTCTAAGCTCTGCTGACTCTGATAAGGAAAAAAGAACCAACGCTAGAAAATCTTCTGTTCGGAACAATCTGAGATCTCAAAGGCAAGCTGGCCGCTCGGCACTGCGCGCTTGTAAGTTTAGCCTTGAGGCCTCCGAAGAAACATCCAGTTCAGATAATGATCCGCAGCAGCAGCCAACAAATGCCACAGCTAGAAGTTCTATGGGCTCCGTACGTAGTCCTACTTCAAGATTAGTTTTTAGTAAAAGGACAAGGGTTCTGCCCAGAAACCAAAGTTCTGCTGTACCCTTTATAAAAATGAATCACGGTGAGGAATGGACAGAGAAGGAAGTTGAGCGTCTTTACAAGTAAGTAATAGAGACAGTATTTTAATTATAGAGTTGTATGAGTATATAACCATCCAAATTTGatggggttgtttaccttaaaGCTTACTTATTAGTATGTTGTCTTCAGCTATCAGGCTTGGAATTTAAACTTCGCTGGTTGGTAGGGGGTTAATTACAACAGACAATCGGAGCAGTTTTGAAGTCAAAATGGAGGgtgaaaaaaaataagcattgaaaaacaagaataaatacaaaaacaaagccTCCcagttcaggggtccccaaccttttttgtctCGGGGACCAAAGAAGAGCCAAATTGCCAaatttttgcaaggaccgggg
This Xenopus laevis strain J_2021 chromosome 8S, Xenopus_laevis_v10.1, whole genome shotgun sequence DNA region includes the following protein-coding sequences:
- the mis18bp1b gene encoding MIS18 binding protein 1 b isoform X3, with the protein product MKGKSSEMFITTSNTHHNDPPATSNGGMHLKSIPLDIIPSNTLTPIKDLQKLCMEQPCTSTTPAKKPNQLVYTTTALQSTLIQDGTCPLEFPNLSVIKPSGVPQGIKLCRNDPAPHGTIGYFTSADADFVLESPAKIFQRMKAFKVQEKKLQTPIKNKKFSDILNCQRDMILTPITNLSVYSRERGSRLFLKQLMNTNGKPACSNMCSDSEIPTDILTASPAKTFLLMKEKALERQKLIHKDATHSQKGVDVTTPNTGSNRVFPVENPEKPAKRVDFLKVSEECIVSSTNPSPDIALGEKRNEEEDDEVSQQSQLSSLQNETLTPEICKQTSSRKSKENLKTASEHLYNKTGFMVEPKFMPGIEKLKNLGIKGPTLCPDMCDILLISPKIHIPRKQKSREVPAAVLYPDTNRSNPKEKENILLTEWIVTFSNKAGVCLEGKRVDASGLYWHSNVIVERIQSDKVKTFSGRVYELKGEADKATMQLEGGGFPPWFVHKFASGFPEDWKTHVDRVLKERHRAEIKGKNINRMKNGDIKQNSLKGIQERAKHCCTDTKNKPARQRNDLSKELMRRLPSSATINTRFNLGDTDQRKTRACSALHTEPKGMTSNNVQCRTSDSWDSSNSDTDREKTRRRKIVSKDHTSKLTNNLSTTDARINPSHNNNCTYDLSSEGSPTVPKERPALVKSRNVITDLQTKHRSVSEELHSSLLPKPFNYTKHIAIKVQNSTYDASPSESDVNIHPYTTRCPTSYSASGKQRVENEQNTPPAQLSNRDATVSRSGRLIKPVLKYWCGERVVTDRNLNFVIEEGSADYLEADTSLVKTNSETECRQPSTPKELGKISPRLNKGSSNMEQQQRSTQLRKQIWTKDSILNRNESLGKSSTDTSVFESEIGTRQSEKDSKEDQICKLPLQKPGNAPVDLGDNLSETESSEEDSPSGHISIKRTPRSLSQKDMNKCKQDLHTEGNKYGSVEFLNNLRSSPKETLKQKGPRHKRSRGYKAEPQSIDLLSSADSDKEKRTNARKSSVRNNLRSQRQAGRSALRACKFSLEASEETSSSDNDPQQQPTNATARSSMGSVRSPTSRLVFSKRTRVLPRNQSSAVPFIKMNHGEEWTEKEVERLYKAISALPKHKNEFWVEVAMSVGSRSAEECQEKYLENQQSRASKAQSKKKPESRKKEQKGSGSEEKPLKITAKVGTLKRKQQMRQFLEQIPKDDHDDIFTATPFQSKRVKLPTFKASHEDDVFQLSNTDPTTPSSSLFPWAYTPQCDHISPGMLGSIHRLELRVPLQFLNGQRHWAEAVKIHRTLENSLKLTNQLHQMMMTMKKRTSIFQTLLHRQSNNSLPNFSVQNKHFIDDPAHMLLISVTTKKEFFRQM